Proteins found in one Planococcus citri chromosome 2, ihPlaCitr1.1, whole genome shotgun sequence genomic segment:
- the LOC135834300 gene encoding serpin B3-like produces MKSVRCIIRVLFLEVLISLSLSKKIIPNTNQETVQNGLLNFGIKLNSILLENNGENKNILFSPYNLYTALALVHLGSDGTTRDAISNVLNIPITFSPESLQEVLQNFSSVLQINPNKTYITGGTFRDGSRIPVPVWSTVKASDLKLANGIFVQNEYRSKLKKKYVEDVQLYQKSDIFNVDFARKGEEAKDTINKYISNKTENKIPRLLEQPLPKDTSVVLASCLYFKSAWQQKFNRDKTKAETFRTDKGNVTAQMMRALLSNTGYVRVPSLGVQVVQLRYIDDAFSMFIGLPNENQSLQKVLRKLTSAKIHKIIGEAGQSQNDYKIDLKLPRTAFKWSKSIKNDLIELGLEEEIWESPDLSNMIEQSNTKISDIGHGTDIEINEDGTEASAVSIIIHVPVKRKIVQTFHVNRPFFFFIYNRNINTIMFFGTVFDPNST; encoded by the exons ATGAAAAGTGTTCGgtgtattatacgagtattgtTTTTGGAAGTTTTAATTAGTTTATCTCTATCgaagaaaataattccaaataCGAATCAAGAG ACTGTTCAAAATGGACTACTGAATTTCGGAATTAAATTGAATTCCATTCTATTGGAAAATAATggtgaaaacaaaaatattctgTTTTCTCCGTACAACCTTTACACAGCGCTGGCTCTAGTTCATCTCGGTAGCGATGGAACTACACGCGATGCAATTTCTAATGTTTTGAACATCCCCATCACTTTTTC GCCAGAAAGTTTACAAGAAGTATTGCAAAACTTCTCATCAGTTTTGCAAATAAATCCGAATAAGACTTACATAACTGGTGGTACATTTCGCGATGGGTCAAGGATACCAGTACCCGTATGGTCAACTGTAAAAGCATCTGATTTGAAGCTGGCCAATGGAATCTTCGTTCAAAATGAATACCGCAGCAAGCTGAAGAAAAAGTACGTCGAAGATGTCCAACTATATCAAAAGAGTGATATTTTCAATGTTGATTTCGCCAGGAAGGGAGAAGAAGCGAAAGATACGATTAATAA GTACATCAGTAATAAGACTGAAAACAAGATACCTCGATTACTCGAACAACCTCTACCAAAAGACACCTCAGTAGTCTTGGCTAGTTGCTTGTATTTTAAATCAGCCTGGCAACAGAAATTCAATCGTGATAAGACTAAAGC GGAAACGTTCCGAACAGACAAAGGCAATGTTACAGCACAAATGATGCGCGCTTTACTATCCAATACAGGATACGTCCGCGTACCGTCACTAGGCGTACAAGTTGTCCAGTTAAGATATATCGATGATGCATTTTCCATGTTTATAGGGCTGCCTAATGAAAATCAATCCCTACAAAAAGTTTTACGCAAGTTGACCTCCGCTAAGATCCACAAAATAATTGGTGAAGCCGGTCAAAGCCAAAATGACTACAAGATAGATTTAAAATTGCCTCGAACGGCTTTCAAATGGTCTAAATCCATTAAAAACGATCTTATTGAACTCGGACTCGAAGAAGAAATTTGGGAGTCACCTGATTTGAGTAATATGATCGAGCAGAGTAATACAAAAATTAGTGACATTGGTCACGGCACTGATATTGAAATTAACGAAGATGGCACCGAAGCTAGCGCCGTTTCGATCATTATACACGTACCAGTAAAACGGAAGATCGTCCAGACATTCCATGTGAATAGacctttcttctttttcatttataatcGTAATATTAACACGATCATGTTCTTTGGTACAGTGTTTGATCCGAATAGTACCTAA